Proteins encoded within one genomic window of Anastrepha ludens isolate Willacy chromosome 4, idAnaLude1.1, whole genome shotgun sequence:
- the LOC128862566 gene encoding uncharacterized protein LOC128862566 isoform X2, with translation MFSKLWLLICATQLVIIKGTYAPPNSGIKTRSYHHDSPNVEEQTEQPYDFRPSSSYANTNYGANSLRLSPTNSHQHHDELHRQHQPSYHQQEQQPNLQHANSYQQRELPVYNRNTHVRHSLPSERSESSASGVENTNNDYYTGCPRQHTGPIPYAYDCRRFVNCWHGRGHIQSCGAGTVFNPETLECDRPDKVVCGTPNANGVHSKLNEKQTSLQIEANPNKYRAGRLLDVSTDSVNSLCPAGINGLAPHPTDCTKFLNCANGNTHVQSCGPGTAYSISMKVCDFKEKVDCSDRGNAGYGTLNRRDGPLYVNKNYEKTYAKETGSKDEVEGDIFCPPGVSGHFSYPFHSTKFLNCKNGNTAIQNCLPGTVYSLSRNACDTKENVPYTDHAANVISEMRYDDSLTIVSCPPSTEGIHLFPYDSTKYINCRQGHMWIGTCASNTVFSIAAKTCRPESEVNNNDRTRKAMEVNYNREPSISRNSELNSASQMLECPEGTTGLYPHPFDCKKYLQCLNGRLTIEMCNSGNVFSLSAKHCDPKNLVDSNEQVQCELDVGQHSISDTDYDYIHNNQGRFQLVCPQHVNGLFLHPFDCTKYLSCCDGQIQAESCMSGKVFSISRRQCINRNQVNAFDRVEYLSEVKHEFSTELEQNQNKNQLFETTCSMGVNGVYPHPYENTKYLKCSNGRAAVENCIKGMIFSKSRRYCDYESKVYEYDRVDYAYDNQNENEDSQGSKVLINENKSTDVTTSIGVEETVECPPKAEGMQPHPYDCHKFLSCSHGVTQIKDCGPGTAWSIEMEVCDFEKNVNCAGRTKLHAIAPNTIIEDKVACPPNMNGKFLHPFNAKKFISCNKGETHIQTCSMDSVFSFSQKMCVPEVEVNTLDRVQCSQDYTTDISVYHNYVTCPAQALGYFIYPFDRLLFIQCDDGHTMIQSCSPNTLFSKSNQVCMPANEAESSDQLWLGSYWQAVNNGYSTYDLKHEWDVGAYTPNSGDSIQSAICSISESGLYPHPTDCKKYLRCANGISYVMDCGPGTAFNAALEVCDFMDKVDCSTNRHLDFGTFGNSAAGGSEDNGAPRYNSNPNIQPSSSQSSYIGSTHHHDHSGRFDHRTTYASESLPTPPSRTTANGNRWSNMDRQRPLASDTTYTPESRYNSPYDRQQRPPAYGKELHNNIAANGWIGTGSAYDLQTPTQSVIYEEGSLEPNRNYNTIKSYTTPLAPFNFDSMPASAVNRNVVTNESTNLYFAQPVGSEENTEEVFDSKADVQPTVRLPFDEKLPSNNWIPIPNQVLLPPKRTAEPQSGLKGSPPENVHAPASYDTPPARQAFNAQPVGSTTTPQNTFDSSNLYGGLKPPPPPPPSTSQNPLPYASTKNRISAPTNTYPLHSSPSRHTSRSILVDTIEPIRAFSTNVEGQPHLLSSPSNRNVYQTEILTSTPATYLQPPTLPTLATKSNSPATTRLNKVHPLLENTTTAMFSKDPHYSNSYSNVAHSNPVKSVGPQGTENSENLPMADALRLLLRPYFNRSGTISESSAEKAESHIMKLTPELPSTLDITSLPNKMTNHSKVGTENEKEVELILAGEQHSLTTNPTKNGTHESRAEFYSKNTKQESKSNTNWHNHGHNREFHRNHPNLLNPFDEDENSSPHIHHRHNHNRAFHQRHPEMPNPFVTPEASHTLSSTTNFDLSNTNQPNPYAESTTPFSTRQNLDVGGGDDVGCQFDCGNGKCVKSFEICNGVNNCGNRKDEEECKHLGYEVRLVGGESANMGRIEVKILGKWGYVCDDKFGLRDAEVVCRELGFKLGVSEVRGYSYYPPTAVDVSFAMDEVDCRGDESSLRECNFKGWGVSNCGPDEVVGVVCKVPQLKCPNNYWLCSTSQECIPPAFVCDHTPDCADKSDESDNICNSPVKYRLEGGRSSNEGRLEVRYRGEWGTVCDDDFGLKEAQVMCNSMGFYGLPTIVKSIYGPGSGPIWLDQVSCYGNETSLDQCSHWTWGEHNCNHTEDVGLKCTAGVPKQKINTPQTNSKNDEKSQTDLEDSQQQFEDIGLFSDQWERKSKAVGTQRRCGQFKSHLIDEYAHPEERVVNGSLAKRGHHPWQATIRTRGRGGISSHWCGAVLISSRHLLTAAHCLAGYPKGAYLIRLGDHYANIAESSEIDSFIENWYVHEKFRDSTHMNNDIALIVLKTPVKFNDYIQPVCLPNKGATLTENRKCTISGWGSIKSGVSTPSNILRAAELPILSDEVCKQPHVYGASLTEGMFCAGYMDESVDACDGDSGGPLICHDEDGETLHGIISWGQHCGYANKPGVYVRVEKYVDWIMDKINFSMQNVS, from the exons acTTACGCTCCTCCTAATTCGGGTATCAAGACAAGGTCTTACCATCATGATTCTCCAAATGTTGAAGAACAAACTGAACAACCATACGACTTCAGACCTAGTTCCAGCTATGCTAATACAAATTACGGCGCCAATTCATTGAGGTTATCACCAACCAATTCTCATCAACACCATGATGAACTGCATAGGCAGCATCAGCCTTCATACCATCAGCAAGAGCAGCAGCCAAACCTACAGCATGCAAACTCTTATCAGCAACGTGAATTACCAGTATACAATCGTAATACGCACGTGCGTCACTCGTTGCCATCAGAGCGTTCGGAGAGCTCCGCGAGTGGTgtagaaaatacaaataatgaTTACTACACCGGTTGTCCACGCCAGCACACCGGTCCAATACCATATGCCTATGATTGTCGTCGTTTTGTAAACTGTTGGCATGGGCGCGGCCACATACAGAGCTGTGGAGCAGGTACGGTTTTCAATCCTGAAACGCTCGAATGCGATCGTCCTGATAAAGTAGTTTGCGGGACGCCGAACGCAAATGGTGTTCACAGTAAGCTTAATGAAAAGCAAACATCGCTACAAATTGAGGCGAATCCAAATAAATATCGTGCGGGCCGACTCTTAGATGTAAGCACAGATAGCGTGAACTCGCTTTGTCCTGCAGGGATAAACGGCTTAGCGCCGCATCCAACAGATTGCACGAAATTTCTAAATTGTGCTAATGGCAATACTCATGTACAAAGCTGTGGACCCGGTACTGCCTACAGCATTTCAATGAAGGTATGTGATTTCAAGGAAAAAGTTGATTGCAGTGACCGCGGGAACGCTGGATATGGGACATTAAATAGACGTGATGGACCTCTATATG taaataaaaactatGAGAAGACATATGCAAAGGAAACTGGATCGAAAGATGAGGTAGAAGGTGATATTTTCTGCCCACCAGGCGTATCTGGACATTTTTCATATCCATTTCACAGCACGAAATTTCTAAACTGCAAAAACGGCAATACGGCGATACAAAATTGTTTGCCTGGCACCGTATACAGCTTATCCCGCAATGCCTGCGATACCAAAGAAAACGTACCTTATACCGATCACGCCGCTAACGTTATATCTGAAATGCGTTATGATGATT CTTTAACGATAGTGAGTTGTCCACCGTCCACTGAAGGCATTCACCTATTTCCCTATGATTCTACTAAATATATCAACTGCCGGCAAGGGCATATGTGGATTGGCACTTGCGCATCAAATACTGTCTTTAGTATAGCTGCAAAGACGTGTCGACCTGAAAGTGAAGTGAATAACAATGATCGTACTCGCAAAGCAATGGAAGTAAATTACAACAGAGAACCTTCAATTT CCAGGAATTCAGAACTGAACAGCGCAAGTCAAATGCTTGAATGCCCTGAAGGAACAACTGGTTTATATCCACATCCTTTTGATTGTAAAAAGTATCTGCAATGCCTGAATGGAAGGCTAACCATAGAAATGTGTAATTCGGGCAATGTTTTTAGCTTATCTGCTAAACATTGTGATCCAAAAAATCTAGTTGACAGTAATGAACAAGTTCAATGTGAACTTGACGTTGGACAACATAGTATTTCAGACACGGACTATGATTACA TCCATAATAATCAAGGAAGATTTCAACTGGTTTGTCCTCAACATGTGAATGGACTTTTCTTACATCCTTTCGATTGCACCAAATACCTTAGCTGTTGTGATGGCCAGATCCAAGCAGAAAGTTGCATGTCTGGTAAAGTATTCAGCATATCGCGAAGACAATGCATAAATCGTAACCAGGTAAATGCATTTGATCGCGTAGAATATTTAAGTGAGGTTAAACACGAATTCTCAACGGAATTGgagcaaaatcaaaataaaa ATCAATTATTCGAAACAACCTGTTCTATGGGTGTTAACGGTGTTTACCCACATCCCTATGAGAACACAAAATATCTAAAATGCTCTAATGGACGTGCAGCCGTTGAAAATTGTATAAAGGGaatgattttcagtaaatctCGAAGATACTGCGACTATGAGTCGAAAGTTTACGAATACGACCGCGTGGATTACGCGTATGACAATCAGAATGAAAATGAGGACAGTCAAGGTTCCAAAGTTCTAATTAATGAGAATAAAT CAACGGACGTTACTACGAGTATAGGCGTAGAAGAAACAGTTGAATGTCCACCCAAGGCCGAAGGCATGCAACCACATCCGTACGATTGTCATAAATTTCTTTCGTGTTCGCATGGCGTAACTCAAATTAAAGATTGTGGCCCAGGTACTGCATGGAGTATAGAAATGGAAGTATGCGACTTTGAGAAAAACGTAAACTGCGCAGGACGTACGAAGTTACATGCAATAGCTCCGAATACGATTATTGAAGACAAGGTGGCATGCCCACCGAATATGAACGGCAAATTTTTGCATCCATTTaacgcaaaaaaatttattagttgtAATAAAGGTGAAACGCACATACAAACCTGTTCAATGGATAGTGTTTTTagcttttcacaaaaaatgtgtGTCCCTGAAGTAGAAGTCAATACCCTGGATCGGGTGCAGTGTTCGCAAGATTATACTACAGATATCA GTGTTTACCACAACTATGTCACTTGCCCAGCACAAGCACTTGGCTACTTCATTTATCCGTTCGACCGTTTACTATTTATACAATGCGACGATGGCCATACTATGATACAGAGTTGTTCACCAAATACACTATTCAGCAAATCAAACCAAGTTTGTATGCCCGCAAATGAAGCAGAAAGCAGTGATCAGTTGTGGTTGGGGTCATATTGGCAAGCTGTGAATAATGGTTATAGTACATATGACCTCAAGCACGAATGGGATGTGGGTGCCTACACCCCGAACTCTGGAGACTCCATTCAGTCTGCAATTTGCTCAATAAGTGAATCAGGTCTTTACCCACATCCAACCGATTGCAAGAAATACCTGAGATGTGCAAACGGTATAAGCTATGTAATGGATTGTGGGCCTGGTACTGCTTTCAATGCGGCACTCGAAGTATGTGATTTCATGGACAAGGTGGATTGTTCTACAAACAGACATTTAGATTTCGGTACTTTTGGAAATTCCGCAGCAGGTGGTAGCGaag ATAATGGCGCTCCGAGATATAATAGTAACCCAAATATCCAGCCATCGTCATCACAGTCGAGCTACATAGGTTCAACGCATCATCACGATCATAGCGGTCGATTCGATCATAGAACAACATACGCTAGTGAAagtttaccaacaccaccttctCGAACAACCGCTAATGGCAATCGTTGGTCTAACATGGACCGGCAACGTCCACTTGCGAGTGATACCACTTATACACCTGAGAGCAGATATAACTCTCCTTATGATCGACAACAACGTCCACCTGCATATGGAAAGGAATTGCATAATAACATCGCGGCCAATGGTTGGATTGGCACAGGTTCCGCATACGATCTACAAACGCCCACACAAAGTGTCATATATGAAGAAGGCTCACTGGAACCAAATCGTAATTATAACACCATCAAAAGTTATACAACACCTTTAGCACCTTTCAACTTTGACTCCATGCCTGCTTCAGCAGTAAACAGAAATGTAGTAACAAATGAGTCTACAAATCTTTATTTCGCACAACCTGTCGGCTCAGAAGAAAACACAGAAGAAGTGTTCGACTCTAAAGCTGATGTTCAACCTACAGTCCGTTTGCCATTTGATGAAAAGTTGCCTTCTAATAACTGGATTCCAATACCGAATCAAGTACTTCTGCCGCCGAAGCGCACAGCTGAACCACAAAGTGGTTTGAAGGGTTCTCCACCAGAAAACGTCCATGCACCAGCGTCTTATGATACTCCCCCTGCTAGACAAGCATTCAATGCTCAGCCAGTTGGTTCTACAACGACCCCTCAAAATACTTTTGATTCTTCTAACTTATATGGTGGGTTgaaaccaccaccaccaccaccaccttcAACGTCTCAGAATCCATTGCCTTACGCTTCAACTAAAAATCGAATTTCGGCTCCAACGAACACTTATCCTCTACATTCTTCGCCTTCTCGCCACACTAGTAGATCAATACTAGTAGACACAATCGAACCCATTAGGGCTTTTAGCACTAATGTTGAGGGACAACCTCATCTGCTTTCTTCCCCTTCTAACAGAAATGTATACCAAACTGAAATTTTGACGAGCACACCTGCAACTTACCTTCAGCCTCCAACGCTGCCAACTCTTGCAACTAAATCTAATTCCCCGGCTACAACACGTTTAAATAAAGTACATCCTTTACTAGAGAACACAACCACAGCTATGTTCTCTAAAGATCCTCATTATAGTAACTCGTATTCGAACGTAGCACACTCAAATCCGGTAAAATCTGTCGGACCTCAAGGTACAGAAAATTCTGAAAACTTACCTATGGCTGATGCCTTGCGCTTACTATTGAGACCATACTTCAACCGTAGCGGCACGATTTCAGAAAGCAGCGCTGAAAAGGCCGAGTCTCACATAATGAAACTCACACCTGAACTGCCATCTACTCTTGATATAACttctttaccaaataaaatgacCAACCATTCCAAAGTTGGTACTGAAAATGAAAAGGAGGTTGAACTTATTCTTGCAGGTGAACAACACAGTTTGACTACAAACCCAACTAAAAATGGCACACACGAGTCACGTGCagagttttattcaaaaaatacaaaacaagaaTCCAAAAGTAATACTAATTGGCATAATCACGGACATAATCGAGAGTTTCACCGTAATCATCCAAATTTGCTTAACCCCTTTGATGAGGATGAAAATTCAAGTCCTCACATACATCATCGGCACAATCACAATAGAGCGTTTCATCAAAGACACCCCGAAATGCCAAACCCGTTTGTAACACCCGAAGCATCTCATACCTTGTCTAGCACTACCAATTTTGATTTGAGCAATACAAATCAACCAAATCCTTATGCGGAGTCAACAACTCCATTTAGTACACGACAAAACTTAGATGTGGGCGGAGGGGATGATGTCGGTTGCCAATTTGATTGTGGGAATGGAAAATGTGTCAAGTCCTTCGAG aTATGTAACGGCGTAAATAATTGTGGCAATCGTAAAGATGAAGAAGAATGTAAACATTTGGGCTATGAAGTGCGTCTTGTTGGTGGTGAGAGTGCTAATATGGGACGTATAGAAGTCAAAA TTCTTGGAAAATGGGGCTACGTATGTGATGACAAGTTTGGTCTTCGTGATGCCGAAGTTGTTTGTCGTGAACTGGGCTTTAAATTGGGAGTCAGCGAAGTGCGAGGATATTCTTATTATCCGCCCACGGCAGTAGATGTTTCCTTTGCTATGGATGAAGTAGATTGTCGCGGTGATGAGTCTTCGCTACGAGAATGCAACTTTAAAGGTTGGGGTGTGAGCAACTGTGGCCCAGACGAAGTGGTCGGTGTAGTATGTAAAGTACCACAACTTAAATGTCCCAACAACTATTGGCTATGCAGTACCTCCCAAGAATGTATTCCTCCTGCGTTTGTATGTGATCATACACCCGATTGCGCTGATAAATCGGACGAAAGCGATAATATTTGCAAT TCTCCAGTAAAATATCGCCTAGAAGGTGGCCGGAGTTCGAACGAAGGACGACTTGAAGTCAGATACCGTGGTGAGTGGGGGACTGTATGCGATGATGATTTTGGTTTGAAAGAGGCTCAAGTAATGTGCAATTCTATGGGGTTTTATGGACTGCCA ACTATAGTAAAGAGCATATATGGACCGGGCAGTGGACCCATTTGGTTGGATCAAGTATCTTGTTATGGTAATGAGACTTCATTGGATCAGTGCAGCCATTGGACGTGGGGCGAACACAATTGCAATCACACTGAGGATGTTGGTCTGAAGTGTACCGCAGGcgttccaaaacaaaaaataaatacaccacaaacaaatagcaaaaacgATGAAAAGTCGCAAACAGATTTGGAAGACTCACAACAGCAATTCGAAGATATTGGCTTATTTTCCGATCAATGGGAGCGCAAGAGCAAAGCGGTTGGTACACAAAGGCGTTGCGGGCAATTTAAAAGCCATTTAATTGACGAATATGCACATCCGGAAGAAAGAGTTGTAAATGGCAGTCTAGCTAAACGTGGCCATCATCCATGGCAAGCAACTATACGCACACGTGGCAGGGGTGGCATATCGAGCCATTGGTGTGGCGCTGTACTAATCTCTTCCAGACATCTGCTAACGGCAGCACATTGTCTCGCTGGTTATCCAAAAGGTGCTTACCTTATACGCTTAGGTGATCATTATGCCAATATAGCAGAATCTTCAGAAATAGATTCGTTCATTGAAAATTGGTATGTTCACGAAAAGTTTCGAGattcaacgcatatgaataatgATATTGCACTGATTGTGCTGAAAACACCCGTGAAATTCAATGACTACATCCAACCGGTATGTTTACCAAATAAGGGTGCCACCTTAACAGAGAATCGCAAATGTACAATTTCCGGTTGGGGTTCTATCAAATCCGGTGTTTCAA CTCCATCTAACATCCTACGGGCTGCTGAATTGCCAATTTTATCCGACGAAGTTTGCAAACAACCCCACGTTTACGGTGCATCTTTGACGGAAGGCATGTTTTGCGCTGGATACATGGATGAGAGCGTCGACGCTTGTGATGGCGATTCTGGTGGGCCGCTGATTTGTCATGACGAAG aTGGGGAAACTTTGCATGGAATTATTTCTTGGGGCCAACACTGCGGTTATGCAAATAAACCGGGCGTTTACGTGCGTgtagaaaaatatgttgattgGATAATGGACAAAATCAACTTTTCCATGCAAAATGTTTCATAA